From Glycine soja cultivar W05 chromosome 4, ASM419377v2, whole genome shotgun sequence, the proteins below share one genomic window:
- the LOC114409192 gene encoding rho GTPase-activating protein REN1-like isoform X3 → MTNTSAELSQGNGGVSIPPPNSQSGPQEQNLRSQGGSGNMIFKSGPLFISSKGIGWTSWKKRWFILTQTSLVFFRSDPNAVSQKGNEVNLTLGGIDLNNSGSVVIKADKKLLTVQFPDVHDGRAFTLKAETTEDLYEWKTALENALALAPSAANVTEQNGIFRNDQTDSIDISLDQLKDREPVKSTVVGRPILLALEDVDGTPSFLEKALTFIEEHGANIEGILRQAADVDEVERRVREYEQGKVEFSPDEDAHVVGDCVKHVIRELPSSPVPASCCKALLEACRTERGSRVASMRAAINDTFPEPNRRLLQRILMMMQTVASRKAVNRMSSSAVAACMAPLLLRPLLAGECEIENDFDVGGDGSVQLLQAAAAANHAQAICITLLEEYSSIFGEGSVTPDIYTDSEEESGSESEEATDDDDDDDDLSYDYDDDDDEQDESIHESDADDDLVSESYSGTGDSEADDEDHDHASSSSKSSGKSEKLKASRKLSSKSLEGSLTQHEDIKSLEHVPSPKKTGYIDQSYKPDDIVGGVSTDEATLHNSNSPSPASCIKKSNTMSNGPAPRHRTILGRTSARKNLSMESIDFPIEDEDEIERLEAARTELQTQIDKEVKANEQLQSHVDKQKKALEERHLALEQDVARLQEQLHKEKNSRVALENKAELEELALVEADLANLEWKVDEIGVRLNELEQNYGTTSDSSIQLRQISNHERKLKRKTDAEVAAMSQSDRSISKDTHIGGAENDFERKPDSPPLPNKHPPTSSKRSGTKGEQGANSTPSALTKLTSRLNFLKVGRSQTPNELQNMDKGRDSSRYSINVEKGKGSERPQSLLSPKLPSPRLPSPRHPSPNRFGGSEAHSVPNPEKGKGSEPVQISDKSHQSSEKLKKSDSQPAHHSDGWNQQPKHLERGRSEGHQTYNVDKGR, encoded by the exons AATGCTGTCTCTCAGAAGGGAAATGAAGTGAATTTGACCCTTGGTGGCATTGACCTCAACAATTCAGGCAG tgttgttatCAAAGCAGATAAGAAACTTTTGACTGTACAATTTCCTGATGTTCATGATGGACGAGCTTTCACACTTAAG GCTGAAACTACGGAGGATTTATATGAGTGGAAGACTGCACTTGAGAATGCTTTGGCACTAGCACCTAGTGCTGCCAATGTGACAGAGCAAAATGGTATCTTCAGGAACGATCAGACTGATTCAATTGATATTTCTTTGGACCAGT TGAAGGATAGAGAACCAGTTAAATCTACCGTTGTTGGCCGGCCAATTTTACTTGCTTTGGAGGATGTTGATGGAACTCCATCATTTTTGGAGAAAGCCCTAACATTCATAGAAGAGCATG GAGCCAACATAGAAGGAATCTTGCGACAAGCAGCTGATGTTGATGAGGTTGAACGTCGAGTTCGGGAATATGAACAAG GAAAAGTTGAGTTTTCTCCAGACGAGGATGCACATGTTGTTGGTGACTGTGTTAAG CATGTAATTCGCGAATTGCCATCTTCTCCAGTCCCCGCATCTTGTTGTAAAGCACTGTTAGAAGCTTGTC GAACTGAGCGTGGTAGTAGGGTTGCTTCTATGCGTGCAGCAATAAATGACACTTTCCCTGAACCAAATCGCCGCTTACTGCAAAG AATACTTATGATGATGCAAACTGTGGCTTCACGCAAAGCTGTGAATAGAATGAGCTCCTCAGCTGTGGCAGCTTGCATGGCGCCTTTACTTCTTCGCCCCCTTCTGGCTGGGGAATgtgaaattgaaaatgattttgatGTAGGTGGTGATGGTTCTGTTCAACTTTTACAAGCAGCTGCTGCGGCAAACCATGCTCAAGCAATTTGTATAACCTTATTAGAAGAATATAGCAGCATATTTGgg GAAGGTTCTGTGACCCCTGATATATACACCGACTCAGAAGAAGAGAGTGGATCTGAGAGTGAGGAGGCaactgatgatgatgatgatgatgatgatttgtcctatgattatgatgatgatgatgatgaacaaGATGAATCAATACACGAGTCTGATGCAGATGATGATCTTGTTAGTGAATCGTACAGCGGAACTGGAGATTCCGAGGCTGATGATGAG GACCATGATCATGCTAGTTCAAGTTCAAAATCCTCAGGTAAGAGTGAAAAATTGAAAGCCTCTCGGAAGTTATCATCAAAGTCACTTGAAGGCTCACTGACTCAACATGAAGATATTAAAAGCCTTGAACATGTCCCGAGTCCAAAGAAGACTGGCTATATAGATCAGTCCTATAAGCCTGATGATATAGTTGGAGGAGTTTCCACTGATGAAGCTACATTGCATAATTCAAATTCTCCTAGCCCTGCTTCATGTATCAAAAAATCCAATACCATGTCCAATGGCCCAGCACCTCGGCATCGCACCATATTGGGTCGCACCTCT GCAAGGAAGAATCTTTCCATGGAATCCATTGATTTTCCTATTGAAGATGA AGATGAAATTGAAAGGCTTGAAGCTGCCAGGACAGAATTACAAACCCAAATTGACAAGGAG GTGAAGGCAAATGAACAGCTGCAATCTCATGTGGATAAACAAAAGAAAGCCTTGGAAGAGCGTCATCTAGCTCTTGAGCAAGAC GTAGCTAGACTACAGGAACAGTTGCACAAGGAAAAGAATTCTCGGGTAGCTCTTGAG AACAAAGCAGAGCTTGAGGAATTAGCTCTGGTAGAAGCAGATCTTGCCAACTTAGAGTGGAAGGTTGATGAGATTGGGGTGAGGCTTAATGAACTTGAGCAGAATTATGGAACTACTTCGGATTCCTCTATTCAACTGCGACAGATATCAAATCATGAAAGAAAATT GAAACGCAAGACAGATGCTGAAGTTGCTGCTATGTCACAATCTGACAGATCAATAAGTAAG GACACTCATATTGGTGGAGCAGAAAATGATTTCGAGAGAAAGCCTGATTCACCACCTTTACCAAACAAGCACCCACCAACTAGCTCCAAGCGATCTGGTACAAAGGGTGAG CAGGGAGCAAATTCCACTCCTTCTGCACTGACAAAACTGACATCCAGACTGAACTTTTTGAAGGTGGGACGAAGTCAGACTCCAAATGAACTCCAAAATATGGATAAAGGCCGAGACTCAAGTCGCTATTCAATCAATgtggaaaaaggaaaaggatcTGAACGTCCCCAATCACTTCTATCCCCCAAACTACCATCTCCTAGACTTCCATCTCCCAGACATCCATCCCCCAACAGATTTGGAGGGTCTGAAGCTCACTCTGTGCCAAACCCAGAAAAGGGTAAAGGGTCAGAGCCAGTTCAGATTTCAGACAAATCGCATCAAAGTTCAGAGAAACTGAAAAAATCAGATAGCCAGCCAGCCCATCACTCAGATGGATGGAATCAACAACCAAAACACTTGGAGAGAGGAAGGTCAGAGGGTCATCAGACTTATAATGTGGATAAAGGTCGATGA
- the LOC114409192 gene encoding rho GTPase-activating protein REN1-like isoform X1: MTNTSAELSQGNGGVSIPPPNSQSGPQEQNLRSQGGSGNMIFKSGPLFISSKGIGWTSWKKRWFILTQTSLVFFRSDPNAVSQKGNEVNLTLGGIDLNNSGSVVIKADKKLLTVQFPDVHDGRAFTLKAETTEDLYEWKTALENALALAPSAANVTEQNGIFRNDQTDSIDISLDQLKDREPVKSTVVGRPILLALEDVDGTPSFLEKALTFIEEHGANIEGILRQAADVDEVERRVREYEQGKVEFSPDEDAHVVGDCVKHVIRELPSSPVPASCCKALLEACRTERGSRVASMRAAINDTFPEPNRRLLQRILMMMQTVASRKAVNRMSSSAVAACMAPLLLRPLLAGECEIENDFDVGGDGSVQLLQAAAAANHAQAICITLLEEYSSIFGEGSVTPDIYTDSEEESGSESEEATDDDDDDDDLSYDYDDDDDEQDESIHESDADDDLVSESYSGTGDSEADDEDHDHASSSSKSSGKSEKLKASRKLSSKSLEGSLTQHEDIKSLEHVPSPKKTGYIDQSYKPDDIVGGVSTDEATLHNSNSPSPASCIKKSNTMSNGPAPRHRTILGRTSARKNLSMESIDFPIEDEDEIERLEAARTELQTQIDKEVKANEQLQSHVDKQKKALEERHLALEQDVARLQEQLHKEKNSRVALENKAELEELALVEADLANLEWKVDEIGVRLNELEQNYGTTSDSSIQLRQISNHERKLKRKTDAEVAAMSQSDRSISKGTVMAQQDTHIGGAENDFERKPDSPPLPNKHPPTSSKRSGTKGEQGANSTPSALTKLTSRLNFLKVGRSQTPNELQNMDKGRDSSRYSINVEKGKGSERPQSLLSPKLPSPRLPSPRHPSPNRFGGSEAHSVPNPEKGKGSEPVQISDKSHQSSEKLKKSDSQPAHHSDGWNQQPKHLERGRSEGHQTYNVDKGR, encoded by the exons AATGCTGTCTCTCAGAAGGGAAATGAAGTGAATTTGACCCTTGGTGGCATTGACCTCAACAATTCAGGCAG tgttgttatCAAAGCAGATAAGAAACTTTTGACTGTACAATTTCCTGATGTTCATGATGGACGAGCTTTCACACTTAAG GCTGAAACTACGGAGGATTTATATGAGTGGAAGACTGCACTTGAGAATGCTTTGGCACTAGCACCTAGTGCTGCCAATGTGACAGAGCAAAATGGTATCTTCAGGAACGATCAGACTGATTCAATTGATATTTCTTTGGACCAGT TGAAGGATAGAGAACCAGTTAAATCTACCGTTGTTGGCCGGCCAATTTTACTTGCTTTGGAGGATGTTGATGGAACTCCATCATTTTTGGAGAAAGCCCTAACATTCATAGAAGAGCATG GAGCCAACATAGAAGGAATCTTGCGACAAGCAGCTGATGTTGATGAGGTTGAACGTCGAGTTCGGGAATATGAACAAG GAAAAGTTGAGTTTTCTCCAGACGAGGATGCACATGTTGTTGGTGACTGTGTTAAG CATGTAATTCGCGAATTGCCATCTTCTCCAGTCCCCGCATCTTGTTGTAAAGCACTGTTAGAAGCTTGTC GAACTGAGCGTGGTAGTAGGGTTGCTTCTATGCGTGCAGCAATAAATGACACTTTCCCTGAACCAAATCGCCGCTTACTGCAAAG AATACTTATGATGATGCAAACTGTGGCTTCACGCAAAGCTGTGAATAGAATGAGCTCCTCAGCTGTGGCAGCTTGCATGGCGCCTTTACTTCTTCGCCCCCTTCTGGCTGGGGAATgtgaaattgaaaatgattttgatGTAGGTGGTGATGGTTCTGTTCAACTTTTACAAGCAGCTGCTGCGGCAAACCATGCTCAAGCAATTTGTATAACCTTATTAGAAGAATATAGCAGCATATTTGgg GAAGGTTCTGTGACCCCTGATATATACACCGACTCAGAAGAAGAGAGTGGATCTGAGAGTGAGGAGGCaactgatgatgatgatgatgatgatgatttgtcctatgattatgatgatgatgatgatgaacaaGATGAATCAATACACGAGTCTGATGCAGATGATGATCTTGTTAGTGAATCGTACAGCGGAACTGGAGATTCCGAGGCTGATGATGAG GACCATGATCATGCTAGTTCAAGTTCAAAATCCTCAGGTAAGAGTGAAAAATTGAAAGCCTCTCGGAAGTTATCATCAAAGTCACTTGAAGGCTCACTGACTCAACATGAAGATATTAAAAGCCTTGAACATGTCCCGAGTCCAAAGAAGACTGGCTATATAGATCAGTCCTATAAGCCTGATGATATAGTTGGAGGAGTTTCCACTGATGAAGCTACATTGCATAATTCAAATTCTCCTAGCCCTGCTTCATGTATCAAAAAATCCAATACCATGTCCAATGGCCCAGCACCTCGGCATCGCACCATATTGGGTCGCACCTCT GCAAGGAAGAATCTTTCCATGGAATCCATTGATTTTCCTATTGAAGATGA AGATGAAATTGAAAGGCTTGAAGCTGCCAGGACAGAATTACAAACCCAAATTGACAAGGAG GTGAAGGCAAATGAACAGCTGCAATCTCATGTGGATAAACAAAAGAAAGCCTTGGAAGAGCGTCATCTAGCTCTTGAGCAAGAC GTAGCTAGACTACAGGAACAGTTGCACAAGGAAAAGAATTCTCGGGTAGCTCTTGAG AACAAAGCAGAGCTTGAGGAATTAGCTCTGGTAGAAGCAGATCTTGCCAACTTAGAGTGGAAGGTTGATGAGATTGGGGTGAGGCTTAATGAACTTGAGCAGAATTATGGAACTACTTCGGATTCCTCTATTCAACTGCGACAGATATCAAATCATGAAAGAAAATT GAAACGCAAGACAGATGCTGAAGTTGCTGCTATGTCACAATCTGACAGATCAATAAGTAAG GGTACGGTAATGGCACAACAGGACACTCATATTGGTGGAGCAGAAAATGATTTCGAGAGAAAGCCTGATTCACCACCTTTACCAAACAAGCACCCACCAACTAGCTCCAAGCGATCTGGTACAAAGGGTGAG CAGGGAGCAAATTCCACTCCTTCTGCACTGACAAAACTGACATCCAGACTGAACTTTTTGAAGGTGGGACGAAGTCAGACTCCAAATGAACTCCAAAATATGGATAAAGGCCGAGACTCAAGTCGCTATTCAATCAATgtggaaaaaggaaaaggatcTGAACGTCCCCAATCACTTCTATCCCCCAAACTACCATCTCCTAGACTTCCATCTCCCAGACATCCATCCCCCAACAGATTTGGAGGGTCTGAAGCTCACTCTGTGCCAAACCCAGAAAAGGGTAAAGGGTCAGAGCCAGTTCAGATTTCAGACAAATCGCATCAAAGTTCAGAGAAACTGAAAAAATCAGATAGCCAGCCAGCCCATCACTCAGATGGATGGAATCAACAACCAAAACACTTGGAGAGAGGAAGGTCAGAGGGTCATCAGACTTATAATGTGGATAAAGGTCGATGA
- the LOC114409192 gene encoding rho GTPase-activating protein REN1-like isoform X4, which yields MTNTSAELSQGNGGVSIPPPNSQSGPQEQNLRSQGGSGNMIFKSGPLFISSKGIGWTSWKKRWFILTQTSLVFFRSDPNAVSQKGNEVNLTLGGIDLNNSGSVVIKADKKLLTVQFPDVHDGRAFTLKAETTEDLYEWKTALENALALAPSAANVTEQNGIFRNDQTDSIDISLDQLKDREPVKSTVVGRPILLALEDVDGTPSFLEKALTFIEEHGANIEGILRQAADVDEVERRVREYEQGKVEFSPDEDAHVVGDCVKHVIRELPSSPVPASCCKALLEACRTERGSRVASMRAAINDTFPEPNRRLLQRILMMMQTVASRKAVNRMSSSAVAACMAPLLLRPLLAGECEIENDFDVGGDGSVQLLQAAAAANHAQAICITLLEEYSSIFGEGSVTPDIYTDSEEESGSESEEATDDDDDDDDLSYDYDDDDDEQDESIHESDADDDLVSESYSGTGDSEADDEDHDHASSSSKSSGKSEKLKASRKLSSKSLEGSLTQHEDIKSLEHVPSPKKTGYIDQSYKPDDIVGGVSTDEATLHNSNSPSPASCIKKSNTMSNGPAPRHRTILGRTSARKNLSMESIDFPIEDEDEIERLEAARTELQTQIDKEVKANEQLQSHVDKQKKALEERHLALEQDVARLQEQLHKEKNSRVALENKAELEELALVEADLANLEWKVDEIGVRLNELEQNYGTTSDSSIQLRQISNHERKLKRKTDAEVAAMSQSDRSISKDTHIGGAENDFERKPDSPPLPNKHPPTSSKRSGTKGEGANSTPSALTKLTSRLNFLKVGRSQTPNELQNMDKGRDSSRYSINVEKGKGSERPQSLLSPKLPSPRLPSPRHPSPNRFGGSEAHSVPNPEKGKGSEPVQISDKSHQSSEKLKKSDSQPAHHSDGWNQQPKHLERGRSEGHQTYNVDKGR from the exons AATGCTGTCTCTCAGAAGGGAAATGAAGTGAATTTGACCCTTGGTGGCATTGACCTCAACAATTCAGGCAG tgttgttatCAAAGCAGATAAGAAACTTTTGACTGTACAATTTCCTGATGTTCATGATGGACGAGCTTTCACACTTAAG GCTGAAACTACGGAGGATTTATATGAGTGGAAGACTGCACTTGAGAATGCTTTGGCACTAGCACCTAGTGCTGCCAATGTGACAGAGCAAAATGGTATCTTCAGGAACGATCAGACTGATTCAATTGATATTTCTTTGGACCAGT TGAAGGATAGAGAACCAGTTAAATCTACCGTTGTTGGCCGGCCAATTTTACTTGCTTTGGAGGATGTTGATGGAACTCCATCATTTTTGGAGAAAGCCCTAACATTCATAGAAGAGCATG GAGCCAACATAGAAGGAATCTTGCGACAAGCAGCTGATGTTGATGAGGTTGAACGTCGAGTTCGGGAATATGAACAAG GAAAAGTTGAGTTTTCTCCAGACGAGGATGCACATGTTGTTGGTGACTGTGTTAAG CATGTAATTCGCGAATTGCCATCTTCTCCAGTCCCCGCATCTTGTTGTAAAGCACTGTTAGAAGCTTGTC GAACTGAGCGTGGTAGTAGGGTTGCTTCTATGCGTGCAGCAATAAATGACACTTTCCCTGAACCAAATCGCCGCTTACTGCAAAG AATACTTATGATGATGCAAACTGTGGCTTCACGCAAAGCTGTGAATAGAATGAGCTCCTCAGCTGTGGCAGCTTGCATGGCGCCTTTACTTCTTCGCCCCCTTCTGGCTGGGGAATgtgaaattgaaaatgattttgatGTAGGTGGTGATGGTTCTGTTCAACTTTTACAAGCAGCTGCTGCGGCAAACCATGCTCAAGCAATTTGTATAACCTTATTAGAAGAATATAGCAGCATATTTGgg GAAGGTTCTGTGACCCCTGATATATACACCGACTCAGAAGAAGAGAGTGGATCTGAGAGTGAGGAGGCaactgatgatgatgatgatgatgatgatttgtcctatgattatgatgatgatgatgatgaacaaGATGAATCAATACACGAGTCTGATGCAGATGATGATCTTGTTAGTGAATCGTACAGCGGAACTGGAGATTCCGAGGCTGATGATGAG GACCATGATCATGCTAGTTCAAGTTCAAAATCCTCAGGTAAGAGTGAAAAATTGAAAGCCTCTCGGAAGTTATCATCAAAGTCACTTGAAGGCTCACTGACTCAACATGAAGATATTAAAAGCCTTGAACATGTCCCGAGTCCAAAGAAGACTGGCTATATAGATCAGTCCTATAAGCCTGATGATATAGTTGGAGGAGTTTCCACTGATGAAGCTACATTGCATAATTCAAATTCTCCTAGCCCTGCTTCATGTATCAAAAAATCCAATACCATGTCCAATGGCCCAGCACCTCGGCATCGCACCATATTGGGTCGCACCTCT GCAAGGAAGAATCTTTCCATGGAATCCATTGATTTTCCTATTGAAGATGA AGATGAAATTGAAAGGCTTGAAGCTGCCAGGACAGAATTACAAACCCAAATTGACAAGGAG GTGAAGGCAAATGAACAGCTGCAATCTCATGTGGATAAACAAAAGAAAGCCTTGGAAGAGCGTCATCTAGCTCTTGAGCAAGAC GTAGCTAGACTACAGGAACAGTTGCACAAGGAAAAGAATTCTCGGGTAGCTCTTGAG AACAAAGCAGAGCTTGAGGAATTAGCTCTGGTAGAAGCAGATCTTGCCAACTTAGAGTGGAAGGTTGATGAGATTGGGGTGAGGCTTAATGAACTTGAGCAGAATTATGGAACTACTTCGGATTCCTCTATTCAACTGCGACAGATATCAAATCATGAAAGAAAATT GAAACGCAAGACAGATGCTGAAGTTGCTGCTATGTCACAATCTGACAGATCAATAAGTAAG GACACTCATATTGGTGGAGCAGAAAATGATTTCGAGAGAAAGCCTGATTCACCACCTTTACCAAACAAGCACCCACCAACTAGCTCCAAGCGATCTGGTACAAAGGGTGAG GGAGCAAATTCCACTCCTTCTGCACTGACAAAACTGACATCCAGACTGAACTTTTTGAAGGTGGGACGAAGTCAGACTCCAAATGAACTCCAAAATATGGATAAAGGCCGAGACTCAAGTCGCTATTCAATCAATgtggaaaaaggaaaaggatcTGAACGTCCCCAATCACTTCTATCCCCCAAACTACCATCTCCTAGACTTCCATCTCCCAGACATCCATCCCCCAACAGATTTGGAGGGTCTGAAGCTCACTCTGTGCCAAACCCAGAAAAGGGTAAAGGGTCAGAGCCAGTTCAGATTTCAGACAAATCGCATCAAAGTTCAGAGAAACTGAAAAAATCAGATAGCCAGCCAGCCCATCACTCAGATGGATGGAATCAACAACCAAAACACTTGGAGAGAGGAAGGTCAGAGGGTCATCAGACTTATAATGTGGATAAAGGTCGATGA
- the LOC114409192 gene encoding rho GTPase-activating protein REN1-like isoform X5 encodes MTNTSAELSQGNGGVSIPPPNSQSGPQEQNLRSQGGSGNMIFKSGPLFISSKGIGWTSWKKRWFILTQTSLVFFRSDPNAVSQKGNEVNLTLGGIDLNNSGSVVIKADKKLLTVQFPDVHDGRAFTLKAETTEDLYEWKTALENALALAPSAANVTEQNVKDREPVKSTVVGRPILLALEDVDGTPSFLEKALTFIEEHGANIEGILRQAADVDEVERRVREYEQGKVEFSPDEDAHVVGDCVKHVIRELPSSPVPASCCKALLEACRTERGSRVASMRAAINDTFPEPNRRLLQRILMMMQTVASRKAVNRMSSSAVAACMAPLLLRPLLAGECEIENDFDVGGDGSVQLLQAAAAANHAQAICITLLEEYSSIFGEGSVTPDIYTDSEEESGSESEEATDDDDDDDDLSYDYDDDDDEQDESIHESDADDDLVSESYSGTGDSEADDEDHDHASSSSKSSGKSEKLKASRKLSSKSLEGSLTQHEDIKSLEHVPSPKKTGYIDQSYKPDDIVGGVSTDEATLHNSNSPSPASCIKKSNTMSNGPAPRHRTILGRTSARKNLSMESIDFPIEDEDEIERLEAARTELQTQIDKEVKANEQLQSHVDKQKKALEERHLALEQDVARLQEQLHKEKNSRVALENKAELEELALVEADLANLEWKVDEIGVRLNELEQNYGTTSDSSIQLRQISNHERKLKRKTDAEVAAMSQSDRSISKGTVMAQQDTHIGGAENDFERKPDSPPLPNKHPPTSSKRSGTKGEQGANSTPSALTKLTSRLNFLKVGRSQTPNELQNMDKGRDSSRYSINVEKGKGSERPQSLLSPKLPSPRLPSPRHPSPNRFGGSEAHSVPNPEKGKGSEPVQISDKSHQSSEKLKKSDSQPAHHSDGWNQQPKHLERGRSEGHQTYNVDKGR; translated from the exons AATGCTGTCTCTCAGAAGGGAAATGAAGTGAATTTGACCCTTGGTGGCATTGACCTCAACAATTCAGGCAG tgttgttatCAAAGCAGATAAGAAACTTTTGACTGTACAATTTCCTGATGTTCATGATGGACGAGCTTTCACACTTAAG GCTGAAACTACGGAGGATTTATATGAGTGGAAGACTGCACTTGAGAATGCTTTGGCACTAGCACCTAGTGCTGCCAATGTGACAGAGCAAAATG TGAAGGATAGAGAACCAGTTAAATCTACCGTTGTTGGCCGGCCAATTTTACTTGCTTTGGAGGATGTTGATGGAACTCCATCATTTTTGGAGAAAGCCCTAACATTCATAGAAGAGCATG GAGCCAACATAGAAGGAATCTTGCGACAAGCAGCTGATGTTGATGAGGTTGAACGTCGAGTTCGGGAATATGAACAAG GAAAAGTTGAGTTTTCTCCAGACGAGGATGCACATGTTGTTGGTGACTGTGTTAAG CATGTAATTCGCGAATTGCCATCTTCTCCAGTCCCCGCATCTTGTTGTAAAGCACTGTTAGAAGCTTGTC GAACTGAGCGTGGTAGTAGGGTTGCTTCTATGCGTGCAGCAATAAATGACACTTTCCCTGAACCAAATCGCCGCTTACTGCAAAG AATACTTATGATGATGCAAACTGTGGCTTCACGCAAAGCTGTGAATAGAATGAGCTCCTCAGCTGTGGCAGCTTGCATGGCGCCTTTACTTCTTCGCCCCCTTCTGGCTGGGGAATgtgaaattgaaaatgattttgatGTAGGTGGTGATGGTTCTGTTCAACTTTTACAAGCAGCTGCTGCGGCAAACCATGCTCAAGCAATTTGTATAACCTTATTAGAAGAATATAGCAGCATATTTGgg GAAGGTTCTGTGACCCCTGATATATACACCGACTCAGAAGAAGAGAGTGGATCTGAGAGTGAGGAGGCaactgatgatgatgatgatgatgatgatttgtcctatgattatgatgatgatgatgatgaacaaGATGAATCAATACACGAGTCTGATGCAGATGATGATCTTGTTAGTGAATCGTACAGCGGAACTGGAGATTCCGAGGCTGATGATGAG GACCATGATCATGCTAGTTCAAGTTCAAAATCCTCAGGTAAGAGTGAAAAATTGAAAGCCTCTCGGAAGTTATCATCAAAGTCACTTGAAGGCTCACTGACTCAACATGAAGATATTAAAAGCCTTGAACATGTCCCGAGTCCAAAGAAGACTGGCTATATAGATCAGTCCTATAAGCCTGATGATATAGTTGGAGGAGTTTCCACTGATGAAGCTACATTGCATAATTCAAATTCTCCTAGCCCTGCTTCATGTATCAAAAAATCCAATACCATGTCCAATGGCCCAGCACCTCGGCATCGCACCATATTGGGTCGCACCTCT GCAAGGAAGAATCTTTCCATGGAATCCATTGATTTTCCTATTGAAGATGA AGATGAAATTGAAAGGCTTGAAGCTGCCAGGACAGAATTACAAACCCAAATTGACAAGGAG GTGAAGGCAAATGAACAGCTGCAATCTCATGTGGATAAACAAAAGAAAGCCTTGGAAGAGCGTCATCTAGCTCTTGAGCAAGAC GTAGCTAGACTACAGGAACAGTTGCACAAGGAAAAGAATTCTCGGGTAGCTCTTGAG AACAAAGCAGAGCTTGAGGAATTAGCTCTGGTAGAAGCAGATCTTGCCAACTTAGAGTGGAAGGTTGATGAGATTGGGGTGAGGCTTAATGAACTTGAGCAGAATTATGGAACTACTTCGGATTCCTCTATTCAACTGCGACAGATATCAAATCATGAAAGAAAATT GAAACGCAAGACAGATGCTGAAGTTGCTGCTATGTCACAATCTGACAGATCAATAAGTAAG GGTACGGTAATGGCACAACAGGACACTCATATTGGTGGAGCAGAAAATGATTTCGAGAGAAAGCCTGATTCACCACCTTTACCAAACAAGCACCCACCAACTAGCTCCAAGCGATCTGGTACAAAGGGTGAG CAGGGAGCAAATTCCACTCCTTCTGCACTGACAAAACTGACATCCAGACTGAACTTTTTGAAGGTGGGACGAAGTCAGACTCCAAATGAACTCCAAAATATGGATAAAGGCCGAGACTCAAGTCGCTATTCAATCAATgtggaaaaaggaaaaggatcTGAACGTCCCCAATCACTTCTATCCCCCAAACTACCATCTCCTAGACTTCCATCTCCCAGACATCCATCCCCCAACAGATTTGGAGGGTCTGAAGCTCACTCTGTGCCAAACCCAGAAAAGGGTAAAGGGTCAGAGCCAGTTCAGATTTCAGACAAATCGCATCAAAGTTCAGAGAAACTGAAAAAATCAGATAGCCAGCCAGCCCATCACTCAGATGGATGGAATCAACAACCAAAACACTTGGAGAGAGGAAGGTCAGAGGGTCATCAGACTTATAATGTGGATAAAGGTCGATGA